CTGCGGCTTGGTCGCATCGCCCGCCACCTTGAACACGACGGCGTTGTGCTCTGCAGCCAGCGTCGCCTTTTCGGTGATGTGCGGGGCGATGATCACGTCGTAGTGACGCGCGTCGATTTCCTGCTTCTTAGCCATTGAAGCGCGCCTCCAGCTTTTCGACAGCGGCCTTGGTAAGGACCAGCGTGTCGTGCTTCAGGATGTCGTAAACGTTGGCGCCGATCGCGGGCAGGACGTTGACGCCCTTGAGGTTGCCCGAAGCCTTCTTGAAGCCTTCGTCGACCGCGTCGCCGTCGATCACCAGCACCTTGCCGTTCCAGCCGTTCTTGCCGAACGCAGCGGCGAGCGCCTTGGTCTTGGCATCCTTGAGCGTCAGGCTGTCGACGACCACGAGACCGTCCTTCGCCTTGCTCGAAAGCGCCATCTTCAGGCCGAGCGCACGGATCTTCTTGTTCAGCGAAACGTCGAAATCGCGCTTGCGGGCACCGTGGGCCTTGCCGCCGCCGATGAAGATGGGGGCTGCGCGGTCACCGTGACGAGCCGTGCCGCCACCCTTCTGGCGACCCCACTTCTTGCCGGTGCGGGCCACGTCGCTGCGCTCGCGGGTCGGGCGAGCGGTGCCGCGCCGGTTCTCGAGCTGCCAGGTGACGACGCGGTGCAGGATGTCGGCGCGCGGCTCGACGCCGAACACGGCATCACTCAGCTCGACATCGCCGGCCGCCTTGCCGTCGATTTTCTGGACCTTGACCTTCACGATCAGGACTCCTTGCTTTCGTCCGAAGAGCCTTCGCCCTCGGCCGTGTTGTCTTCGCCGACCGCCGGGGTCGTTTCGTCACCGGCGCCAGCCTTCTGCTCCTTGAGCAGTTCGGCCTGGTGCGCAGCGTCGACCTGCGTGTGCACTTCATGTTCGGCAGCGGTCTCGACCAGGCCGGCATCGGCCTCTTCGTGTGCGGGCGCGGAGCCCTGCTTTTCGAGGATCGCGGCCGGGAACGGCAGGTCGTCGGCGTGCTTGAGCTTGACTGCGTCGCGGACAAGCAACCAGGCGTTCTTCGCACCCGGGACCGAGCCCTTGACGAAGATCAGCCCGCGGGTAGCGTCGGTGCGCACGACTTCCAGGTTCTGCTGGGTGCGCTGACGGTCGCCCATGTGGCCGGCCATCTTCTTGTTCTTGAACACGCGGCCCGGATCCTGGCGGTTACCGGTCGAACCGTGCGAGCGGTGCGAAAGCGAGACGCCGTGGGTGGCGCGCAGGCCCCCGAAGCCCCAGCGCTTCATCGCGCCGGCAAAGCCCTTGCCCTGCGTGTGGCCGGTGATGTCGACCTTCTGCCCGGCGATGAAGTGTTCGGCGCTGATGTGCGAACCGACGGGGATGAGTGCATCCTCGCTCTCGACGCGGAATTCCGCGACGCGCATCTTCAGGCCTACTTCCGCCTTGGCAAAAGCTTCGCGCTGCGGCTTGTTGACGTTCTTCTGCTTGGCTTCGCCTGCGCCGAGCTGGACAGCGTAATAGCCGTCACGGTCAGCGGTACGATGCGAAACCACCTGGCAGTCTTCCAGTGCAAGGACGGTAACCGGCACATGGCGGCCGTCCTCCTGGAACAGGCGGGTCATCCCGACTTTCTTTGCGATCACGCCTGAGCGCATGACCAGATCTCCTAACAGAGGCACACGGGACCATTCCCGGGTGCTTGCCAGCCCAAATTGTCATGCATCGCCCCGTCCGGGCTGAAACTGCCATTCCTCGCGGAGCGGCGAGACGGGGGACGCTGCCCGGCAGGTGCCGGAGGTATCCCTGTGTCCGCGAGGCCGGAGCCCCGCAGCCGAAATCAAGCCAGCTTGATCTCAACGTTGACGCCAGCCGCCAGATCGAGCTTCATCAGC
Above is a window of Tsuneonella mangrovi DNA encoding:
- the rplD gene encoding 50S ribosomal protein L4 — protein: MKVKVQKIDGKAAGDVELSDAVFGVEPRADILHRVVTWQLENRRGTARPTRERSDVARTGKKWGRQKGGGTARHGDRAAPIFIGGGKAHGARKRDFDVSLNKKIRALGLKMALSSKAKDGLVVVDSLTLKDAKTKALAAAFGKNGWNGKVLVIDGDAVDEGFKKASGNLKGVNVLPAIGANVYDILKHDTLVLTKAAVEKLEARFNG
- the rplC gene encoding 50S ribosomal protein L3, whose translation is MRSGVIAKKVGMTRLFQEDGRHVPVTVLALEDCQVVSHRTADRDGYYAVQLGAGEAKQKNVNKPQREAFAKAEVGLKMRVAEFRVESEDALIPVGSHISAEHFIAGQKVDITGHTQGKGFAGAMKRWGFGGLRATHGVSLSHRSHGSTGNRQDPGRVFKNKKMAGHMGDRQRTQQNLEVVRTDATRGLIFVKGSVPGAKNAWLLVRDAVKLKHADDLPFPAAILEKQGSAPAHEEADAGLVETAAEHEVHTQVDAAHQAELLKEQKAGAGDETTPAVGEDNTAEGEGSSDESKES